The following DNA comes from candidate division WOR-3 bacterium.
TTAAATTCACCTCGCAGAAGGGGCTTTTACTTACCCGCATCTATATATTATAGGAAAATTGATATCTTTTTTCATTCATTTTTTCCTTTATTTTTTTTAAAACCTCATAAAAAATTTCTTTCTCTTTACTATCAAGTTTCTTTTTTGAAGGCGGTTTTATGTTTAAAAAATTTAAAAATTTGCCATCTTTTTTTATTTCAAAATGAAGATGAGGACCTGTAGATAAACCTGTTGAACCTACAAAACCTATTATCTCTCCCTGTTTAACCCTTTTTCCTTTCCTTATAAAAGAGGAAATTCTTTTAAGATGTCCATATCCTGTGATATAACCATTTTTATGTCTTATTTTGACAAAATTTCCGTAACCACCCTTCCATCCTGCAAAAATTACTTCACCGTCTGCCACAGCAAGGACAGGTGTACCAGGTGGTGCAGCATAATCTATTCCATGATGGGGTCTAACTATTCTGAGAATAGGGTGAAACCTTTTTTTCTTAAATCCTGATGATATTCTCCCATAAGGTAGAGGAGACCTCAAAAAGTATTTTTCAAGAGAATTGCCCAAGGAATCATAATAATTTCCGTTAAAATAGATTGCTTCCTTCTTACCCACCAATTTTCCATTATATAAAATATATAAGACTTTACCAAAACTTATAAATTCACCTTCAAGAAATTTTCTTTCAAAGAAAATTGTTACTTCATCCCCTTCTCTAACCTCAGTATTAAAGTCTATTACCCAGGTAAAAATATCGGCAATAAAATCTGCAAGATATTCACCCCCTTGGTATCCTTGAAATGACTCATATAAATTACTGTTTATTTTTGAATAAATTAAGGTAGTGTCTACATCAATTTTTTTTAAAACCCTTTCAAAACCAAATTCCCCATTTTTATCATCTTTAAAAAACCTATTTATAACATTTGGAGTGTCCTTTCTTACAAAATTTACCTCCTTAAGTTTTTTTTCATCACTGAATAAAAAAATAAATCTATCACCCTCTTTTAGCTTCCTTGTATTAACTTTTTTTTCAAAAAATTTAATAAAATAATAACTCTCTGATACACTGATAAAGGGAATTTTCCATAAAAGAACTTTTTCCAGACTTTCATTTTTTGACAATTTGTAACTGACAGTTATATTACAATATTCTTTAAAACTTTCTTTAACAAAATTTTTCTTTTTTTTACATCCTGATATAACTATAAAAATTAAAAAAAATTTAAATAACCTCATTTATAAATTCCTTTATTTCCTCTCTGAATCTTTCTTTTGAAAATCTTAAAGCATTTTTAACAAGAACATCTTTATCAAATTTCATTTTTTCAAACTTTAAAATAGCTTCAATTAAAGAGTCTTTATTCTGATGTTCAAAAAAAACTCCTGTTTCACCATCTATTACTGTATCAAGTGCACCTCCTCCTTTAAAAGCTATAACAGGTGTTCCACAGGCATTGGCTTCCAGAGGAACTATACCAAAATCCTCAAGACCTGGCATTATTAAGGCTCTTGCTTTTTGATATAAAGTCCTTAACTCTTCCTTACTAACTGTACCTAAAAACCTTACTCCTTCACCCATAGGTATTCTTTTTCCTTTATAATAATCCCCTACCACAAAGAGTCTGTAACCCAGTTCTCTTGTTGCTGAAATAGCAATATCAAGTCTCTTATAATCCCTTATTCTTCCAACAAAGATGAAATAATTGTCCTTTTCTTCTTGAGAGGGCTTAAAAAAATCAGTATCAACAGGTGGAAATATTACCCTTGCTTTTTTGTTGAAGTAAAGTTCTATTCTTCTTTTTGTTTCCCTTGAATTTGCTATAAAATAATCAACACGATTTACCGCTGAAAAACTCCATATTCTAAAATAGTGGAGTAAAATATCTTTAGTTATTTTAGAAAAAAATTTTTGATTTTTTCTGTATTCATGATAAAAATGAAAAGCATACCTTAAAGGTGTATGAAAATAACTTATGTGTATTGAATTAGGTGGAGGAATAATTCCATGAGCGAAACCACTTGTTGAACTTATTATAAGATTAAAATCTCTTAAATCAAAGGTTTCTATAGCAAGGGGATATAAAATTGAAAACTCCCTATAAAATTTTAAACTAAAGGGCAATCTCTGAATAAAAGAAGTATAAATTTTTTTACCCTTAAGTTCATTCTGGATTTTTTTTGGATCAACAAGTAAAGTAAAAATAGGTGCACAAGGGAAAATTTCGGATAGCTCTTTAAGCACATTTTCGGCTCCACCCCATTGATTTAAATAATCATGAACAAGAGCAACTTTTAATTTTTTCATAATTCTTTTTTAAGGATTCCCTTACTTTCTTAAAAAATTCTTTATAAGCTTCTGTCCTGTAATCAGGATAAGTATAAGGGAAATCACAGAACTCTCCCTTGCTAAAATAAAGGGTTACTTCAGCAAAAATACCTTTTCCGAGATATATTCTGTGGGAGTAATTTTTTGTGCTTGCGAGCACAACTTTTGAAAGTTCCACATATCCAGGATCGATATTGATTTTCCTTTTATTATCTTCAAGGAATTTTTTTTCTACCTCAATTGTAAAAAGTTTAAAATCTACTATCTCATCAGGCTTTTTCAGAGGTTTAAAAGAATAAAATTTCCTTTTTAAATCCTTTCCCATTTCCTTTTCATAGTAGTTAGTGTGAGTAAATGGAAATAAATCACTTTCAAATTCTATCTCACCTATCTTTTCTTTTAAGATTAAAATAGCTTCTTCCATTATTTTTTCATCCCTTGCAATCATACCCACAAAAAACTTTACCCTTGGGGGTTCTTTAAGTTTTATCATTTTTTAAATTATAATTTTATAATAATGGATAAAAAAATTTACATTATTATAACATCAATTTTAACATTTTTTCTTTTTCTTACCATTATTTTAGAAATAAAAACAATTCCCTTGATAATACTTTTATCTATCATTATTCTTTCAATTTTATTTTATAAAAACTGGATAGAACACTCAGTAGAACTGGGTCAAACTGAATTTCCAGCTATTTTTATAGATAGAAACGGAAATGTGATTTTCCAAAATAAATCTCATAAAGAATTTTTTGGTTTTTCTGATGAATTTATAATCGGAAATAAAGATCCTACAATACCTGAACATATAACAACTTCAATAATTACGAGGGAAAAAAGTGGTATAGATTTATGGGTAAAAGCAAAAAATTTCAAAGGAGAAAATCTTGATATTCTGGTTTTATGCTTTAAAGAAAGAAAAGGATTTATAATTTTCAAAATTCCAATTGGAAAGGGAAGTCCTATTTTTTCAAAGTTTATGGAGGCAGAAAAGTTAGCAAGTATAGGTAGTATTGCCTCAGGTCTTGCTCATCAGCTCAATACACCCTTAGGTACAATTCTTTTAACTGCCCAGATGCTTAAAGAAGAAATTGAAAAAAAAGAAATTAAAGAAGAAATTGAGATAATTGAATCACAGGTAAAATTCTGCCAGGACCTTGTAAAAAAACTTTTATTCCTTTCAAAACCTTCTGAAGAGGAAGAAAAAGAGTTTAATTTAAATGAAGTAATAAAAGAAGTGGCAGGAATTTTTGAAAAGGTTTTTCAGAAAAAAAATATAAAGTTAAAATTTCTGAAAAGTAATGAAAAAGAAGCAATTGTTTATGGAAAGAAAAATGAAATTGCACAGGTTTTTATGAACCTTTTTTCAAACTCAATAGACGCAATGGAAAATGGTGGTGAAATTAAAGTTACAAGTTTCATAACACCTTTTGATAGAGTTATTGTAAAAGTTCAGGATACAGGTAAGGGTATTCCTCCTGAATATGCTGATAGAATTTTTGAACCATTTTTTACAACAAAACCTGCATACAAGGGAACAGGTTTAGGTCTTTCCATTGTTAAAAGAATAGTTGAATCTCATAGAGGTGTTATAAAACTTATGAATGAAGGTAAAGGTGCCACTTTCCTTATAATATTACCTTTAAGTAAAAATGCATAAAATACTAATTGTTGAAGATGATAATTTACTTGCCAGAACTTTAAAGAAACTATTTAATAAAAGAAATTTAGAAGCTGAGATAGTTAATAATGGAAAGGAGGCTCTTAAAAAATTAAAGGAAAATCCTGAATTTTCAATTATTCTTACAGACCTTGTAATGCCTGAAATGGGTGGAATGGAACTTATTGAAGAAGTCAAAAAATTTTTCCCTGAAATAGAAATTATTGTTATGACTGGCTATGGTGATATAAAAACAGCTGTGGAAGCTATGAAAAAAGGTGCTTCCGATTTTCTC
Coding sequences within:
- a CDS encoding peptidoglycan DD-metalloendopeptidase family protein, which encodes MRLFKFFLIFIVISGCKKKKNFVKESFKEYCNITVSYKLSKNESLEKVLLWKIPFISVSESYYFIKFFEKKVNTRKLKEGDRFIFLFSDEKKLKEVNFVRKDTPNVINRFFKDDKNGEFGFERVLKKIDVDTTLIYSKINSNLYESFQGYQGGEYLADFIADIFTWVIDFNTEVREGDEVTIFFERKFLEGEFISFGKVLYILYNGKLVGKKEAIYFNGNYYDSLGNSLEKYFLRSPLPYGRISSGFKKKRFHPILRIVRPHHGIDYAAPPGTPVLAVADGEVIFAGWKGGYGNFVKIRHKNGYITGYGHLKRISSFIRKGKRVKQGEIIGFVGSTGLSTGPHLHFEIKKDGKFLNFLNIKPPSKKKLDSKEKEIFYEVLKKIKEKMNEKRYQFSYNI
- a CDS encoding glycosyltransferase, which gives rise to MKKLKVALVHDYLNQWGGAENVLKELSEIFPCAPIFTLLVDPKKIQNELKGKKIYTSFIQRLPFSLKFYREFSILYPLAIETFDLRDFNLIISSTSGFAHGIIPPPNSIHISYFHTPLRYAFHFYHEYRKNQKFFSKITKDILLHYFRIWSFSAVNRVDYFIANSRETKRRIELYFNKKARVIFPPVDTDFFKPSQEEKDNYFIFVGRIRDYKRLDIAISATRELGYRLFVVGDYYKGKRIPMGEGVRFLGTVSKEELRTLYQKARALIMPGLEDFGIVPLEANACGTPVIAFKGGGALDTVIDGETGVFFEHQNKDSLIEAILKFEKMKFDKDVLVKNALRFSKERFREEIKEFINEVI
- a CDS encoding DUF4416 family protein → MIKLKEPPRVKFFVGMIARDEKIMEEAILILKEKIGEIEFESDLFPFTHTNYYEKEMGKDLKRKFYSFKPLKKPDEIVDFKLFTIEVEKKFLEDNKRKINIDPGYVELSKVVLASTKNYSHRIYLGKGIFAEVTLYFSKGEFCDFPYTYPDYRTEAYKEFFKKVRESLKKNYEKIKSCSCS
- a CDS encoding ATP-binding protein → MDKKIYIIITSILTFFLFLTIILEIKTIPLIILLSIIILSILFYKNWIEHSVELGQTEFPAIFIDRNGNVIFQNKSHKEFFGFSDEFIIGNKDPTIPEHITTSIITREKSGIDLWVKAKNFKGENLDILVLCFKERKGFIIFKIPIGKGSPIFSKFMEAEKLASIGSIASGLAHQLNTPLGTILLTAQMLKEEIEKKEIKEEIEIIESQVKFCQDLVKKLLFLSKPSEEEEKEFNLNEVIKEVAGIFEKVFQKKNIKLKFLKSNEKEAIVYGKKNEIAQVFMNLFSNSIDAMENGGEIKVTSFITPFDRVIVKVQDTGKGIPPEYADRIFEPFFTTKPAYKGTGLGLSIVKRIVESHRGVIKLMNEGKGATFLIILPLSKNA